The stretch of DNA GACGACCACCGGCTGCGACGTCTTTACGCCACCTTGAGAGGCCGCCATCGCCGCCTGTTCTTCAAGGCTGAATGGAACTTCGCAGGAAGACAGACGGACATCGTCGATCTCTATGCCGGTCTCGACAAGCTGCCCTGGATCGGACGCTTGCGTTTCGGGCACTTGAAAGAGCCTATCGGTCTTGAGCGGCTTACCAGCAACACCGACTCCCTCTTCGTTGAACGCTCTCTGGGCGCCACTGTTTTCATGGACTCGCGCAATCTGGGACTGGTAATGGACAACACGGCCCTTCAGGGCCGGCTCTTCTGGTCGGGGGGGATATTCAGGGAGGCCTCGGGAGTCGAGGCCGGGGAAGGGGCCCTGAATTACACGGCGCGAGTCAGCCTGATCCCATGGCGTCAAGGGAACAGTCGCTTACTGCAATTGGGATTCAGCGGCTCTCGTCGCAAGTACGTCGATTCGCGCCTGCGTTTTGCCGAAAGTGCGGAATCGGTGTTCTCGCAACGCCTGCTCGACACCGGGGAACTGCGCGCTTCGTCGGGCCGCGTACTGCAACCGGAGCTGTCCTTCAAGTGGGGCGCCTTTTCCGTGCAAAGCGAGTGGACCCGGAGCAGCATCCGCTGGACTCCGGAGACAAGCGGACCGCTTCCCGCGCCGGCCCGCTGGGTCGACTTTCATTCCGGCTACCTGCAATTCGCCTGGGCCCTCAACCAGGGTGGCCACCGTCCCTTTGACTTCAGGCGGGCTCGCTACACCAGGATGCGGGGTTTCGAGCCAGTGCATCGTGGCGGCGCGGGAGGCTGGGAGGTGGCTGCGCGCTGGTCGATGATCGACCTGGATGAAGGCGACATCCGAGGGGGACGCATGCGCTCGGCCACCCTCGGGGTCAACTGGTACCCCAGTCGCTTTTCCCGTCTCACCGTCAACTACATTCATTCCCGTCCGCATCAAGCAGAAACGATCCACCGCCTGCAGGCGCGCCTGCAATTGGCGTTCTAGGCCCCCCGGAAATTCAGTTGGTTCGCGACGATTGGGAAGGTGTGCCGCCGCGGCTTGGGCGCCTGGTCGGCTTGGGGCTGCGGGACTTGCGGCCGCGGGGAGGCATCTTGGCGCGCTCGACCTCCTGCACGCCTTTGATGGTCTTCAGATAGTTGATGATCTTCTCCAGGTGGCGGGTGTCCTTGACTTCCACCGTGACGTCGATTCGCCCGTAGCGCCCCTTCAGGGTATCGGCC from Acidobacteriota bacterium encodes:
- a CDS encoding porin, with the protein product MSLVLPPGWAKALKPGGTDVRLDSGVVIELRRSDIRLQAGGRLQYDLNLASSDSVDDDHRLRRLYATLRGRHRRLFFKAEWNFAGRQTDIVDLYAGLDKLPWIGRLRFGHLKEPIGLERLTSNTDSLFVERSLGATVFMDSRNLGLVMDNTALQGRLFWSGGIFREASGVEAGEGALNYTARVSLIPWRQGNSRLLQLGFSGSRRKYVDSRLRFAESAESVFSQRLLDTGELRASSGRVLQPELSFKWGAFSVQSEWTRSSIRWTPETSGPLPAPARWVDFHSGYLQFAWALNQGGHRPFDFRRARYTRMRGFEPVHRGGAGGWEVAARWSMIDLDEGDIRGGRMRSATLGVNWYPSRFSRLTVNYIHSRPHQAETIHRLQARLQLAF